In a genomic window of Mucilaginibacter sp. KACC 22063:
- a CDS encoding tetratricopeptide repeat protein, whose protein sequence is MKVKQIVAAGAIVALMGYLYTLPPKGLKPKDNESGHSNGVVAGRPSCPVKQVSVEAVSASAKAVIAPSLTTKIASLEDQLSKTPEGEAKFDVKRKLAQQWDDVNQPAPAAFYYLDLARHDNKFEDWLNAGNRFNDAYKFTQDTNVQPAYIANAVEAFEHATKLKPTNLDAKTGLGVAYVNGGAPSPMQGIGLLLDVVKQDPNNHSANLNLGQFAMKSGQYDKAVARFKSIIAQKPDVEAYFYLAESYKQLGMKKEAIAAYKKCKEMMPDPAFGERIDQFIKELQD, encoded by the coding sequence ATGAAGGTAAAACAAATAGTCGCTGCCGGTGCAATTGTTGCCCTAATGGGCTATTTGTATACTTTGCCGCCAAAGGGCCTTAAACCTAAAGATAACGAATCGGGCCATAGCAATGGCGTTGTTGCCGGCAGACCCAGCTGCCCGGTTAAACAGGTTTCTGTAGAGGCTGTATCCGCAAGCGCCAAAGCAGTAATTGCACCGTCGCTTACCACCAAGATAGCAAGCCTTGAAGATCAATTGAGCAAAACGCCCGAGGGCGAAGCTAAGTTTGATGTTAAAAGAAAGCTGGCCCAGCAATGGGACGATGTTAACCAACCAGCCCCTGCCGCATTTTATTACCTTGATCTTGCACGCCACGATAATAAATTTGAAGACTGGCTTAACGCCGGTAACAGGTTTAATGATGCTTACAAATTTACACAGGATACCAACGTGCAGCCGGCTTACATAGCCAATGCTGTTGAAGCCTTTGAACATGCCACTAAACTTAAACCTACTAACCTTGATGCTAAAACAGGTTTAGGTGTTGCCTACGTAAACGGCGGCGCCCCAAGCCCAATGCAAGGTATCGGTTTATTGCTTGATGTGGTTAAGCAAGACCCCAACAACCACAGCGCCAACCTTAACTTAGGCCAGTTCGCCATGAAATCTGGCCAGTATGATAAGGCGGTAGCAAGGTTTAAATCCATCATTGCACAAAAACCCGATGTTGAGGCTTACTTTTATCTTGCCGAAAGCTATAAGCAGTTAGGCATGAAAAAAGAAGCTATAGCAGCTTATAAAAAGTGCAAAGAAATGATGCCCGACCCGGCCTTCGGCGAGCGCATCGATCAGTTTATAAAAGAATTACAAGATTAA
- a CDS encoding HU family DNA-binding protein produces the protein MTKAEIIAEISTKTGIEKVDVQETVEAFFKVVKTSMVGGENVYVRGFGSFVVKKRAKKTARNISKNTAIIIPEHFVPSFKPAKTFVEKVKSGNKTKSK, from the coding sequence ATGACCAAGGCAGAGATTATAGCTGAGATCTCAACAAAAACAGGCATTGAGAAAGTAGACGTTCAGGAAACTGTTGAGGCATTTTTCAAAGTGGTAAAAACCTCTATGGTGGGCGGCGAAAATGTATATGTAAGAGGGTTCGGAAGCTTCGTAGTTAAAAAACGCGCTAAGAAAACAGCACGTAACATTTCAAAAAACACTGCCATCATTATACCAGAGCACTTTGTGCCAAGCTTTAAGCCGGCTAAAACTTTTGTTGAAAAAGTAAAAAGCGGTAACAAAACTAAAAGCAAATAA
- the mutY gene encoding A/G-specific adenine glycosylase, translating to MNFSDQIINWYNQNKRDLPWRNTTDAYTIWLSEIILQQTRVEQGMPYFYRFLENYPAVADFAAADEDDILRLWQGLGYYSRGRNMLATARLVNEKYQGRFPNKYEDLIRLKGIGEYTAAAISSFAANEARAVVDGNVYRVLARYFGIDEPINSTKGKKLFQETADKLLNQQHAGLHNQAMMELGAMICKPKNPACGICPVREGCHAFLHNATAQLPVKLKKLKVRERYLNYFLYTDGEQILINKRGTGDIWTNLHDLPSVETLEYLEPYEVLKQPESVRYFGNSPVLLQVAGPIKHVLTHQRLTVNFIVLKDNPISLKKEWFFIEVENLKNLGMPQIIFIFLTNFFKFKNNFPVHD from the coding sequence ATGAATTTTTCTGACCAAATTATAAACTGGTATAACCAAAATAAACGTGACCTGCCATGGCGTAATACTACTGATGCTTACACCATTTGGCTGTCTGAAATAATACTGCAGCAAACCCGTGTTGAGCAGGGTATGCCCTACTTTTATAGGTTTCTGGAAAACTACCCTGCTGTTGCTGATTTTGCAGCTGCGGATGAAGATGATATCCTGCGTTTATGGCAGGGCCTGGGTTATTATTCGCGCGGGCGTAATATGCTTGCCACCGCCAGGCTGGTTAATGAAAAGTACCAGGGCCGCTTCCCCAATAAGTATGAGGACCTAATCCGGTTAAAAGGCATAGGCGAATATACTGCTGCTGCCATATCATCATTTGCCGCTAACGAGGCCAGAGCGGTGGTTGATGGTAATGTATACCGTGTACTGGCTCGGTACTTTGGCATTGATGAGCCGATTAATTCGACCAAAGGGAAAAAGCTGTTTCAGGAAACGGCCGACAAATTACTTAACCAGCAGCATGCAGGGCTACATAACCAGGCTATGATGGAATTAGGGGCCATGATTTGCAAACCTAAAAATCCCGCCTGCGGGATTTGTCCGGTTCGTGAAGGTTGCCATGCTTTTTTGCATAATGCTACTGCACAACTGCCCGTTAAGCTGAAAAAATTAAAGGTGCGCGAGCGTTACCTCAACTACTTTTTATATACCGATGGTGAGCAAATACTGATTAATAAGCGCGGTACGGGAGATATCTGGACAAATTTACATGATTTACCATCTGTTGAAACCTTGGAATATCTTGAACCGTATGAAGTGTTGAAACAACCAGAAAGTGTAAGGTATTTTGGTAATAGCCCGGTATTGCTTCAGGTAGCTGGCCCAATTAAGCATGTACTAACTCATCAGCGATTAACAGTTAATTTTATCGTTTTAAAGGATAATCCTATTAGTTTAAAGAAAGAGTGGTTTTTCATAGAAGTAGAAAATTTAAAAAATTTAGGTATGCCTCAAATCATTTTTATATTTTTAACTAATTTTTTTAAATTCAAAAATAATTTCCCTGTACACGATTAA
- a CDS encoding single-stranded DNA-binding protein — translation MSGINKVILVGHLGKDPEIRHLEGGVAVASFPLATSETYTKDGKKVEQTEWHNIVMWRGLADVAAKYLQKGKLVYIEGKLRTRSFEDKEGIKKYTTEIVAENFTMLGRKSDFEAETPRNGTNAKTSTVSEDYSADIDNDLPF, via the coding sequence ATGTCTGGAATAAATAAAGTAATATTGGTAGGCCATTTAGGTAAAGATCCTGAAATCCGTCATTTGGAAGGAGGTGTTGCTGTAGCGAGTTTTCCGCTGGCTACATCTGAAACGTATACCAAAGACGGGAAAAAGGTGGAGCAAACCGAATGGCATAATATTGTAATGTGGCGTGGTCTGGCTGATGTTGCGGCTAAATATCTGCAAAAGGGCAAGCTGGTTTATATAGAAGGAAAATTGCGTACACGCTCTTTTGAGGATAAGGAGGGGATAAAGAAATATACTACAGAGATTGTGGCCGAAAACTTTACCATGCTTGGCCGCAAAAGCGATTTTGAAGCAGAAACTCCCCGGAATGGCACAAACGCTAAAACAAGCACTGTAAGCGAAGACTATAGCGCCGATATTGATAATGATTTGCCATTTTAA
- a CDS encoding bifunctional YncE family protein/alkaline phosphatase family protein — MNRSSIIIKAFIIVAAFYSTQSFAQLPGKDKQTEQILLPNGWKLSPVGRSLPLGDLPLNMQLSKSGKLLAVTNNGQSTQTIQLIDPKKEKVLDEKEIGKSWYGLAFSNDEKHLYASGGNDNWIFDYEIKNNKLRQPDTISMGMQWPKDKISPAGMLVTHDDSRMYTVTKEDSSVYTIDLANRKILSRVQLSTIAYGCALSPDEQTLYVSLWGGNEVAVYNTASQTVTTTIKTGSHPNELLLNKKGTLLYVANANDNTVSVINTANNQVIETLSTTLYPTTLTGSTTNGLALSDNEKTLYIANADNNCLAVFDVSVRGNSKSQGFIPVGWYPTNVKVLGDKILVSNGKGFSSLPNPHGPQPLSKADNSGYQTGSSANSDLQYIAGLFKGTLSIIDAPNADQLKAYTKQVYANTPFNDKKAATADGEQGNPIPRRQGEKSPIKHVFYIIKENRTYDQVLGDMPKGNGDRSLCLFGSRITPNHHAIADEFVLLDNFYVDAEVSADGHNWSMAAYATDVVEKTWPTSYGKRGGTTNYEGGRPATYPKDGFIWDYCQRAGVTYRSYGEFGEFNNAHLKSLKGHMGPHSPGFDLDVTDQVRADAWEHDFDSLLTINAVPQLSVLRISNDHTSGQRKGKISPMAAVADNDLAIGRIIEHLSNSPVWKESVVFILEDDAQNGPDHIDAHRSPAFIAGPYVKRDAVVHSMYSTSGMLRTIELILGLPPMSQYDAAAKPFYECFTSKADLTPYKCKPALYNLNQRNVAENKSSKLSEKFDFSKEDAAPDLALNQIIWKSVKGEDAVMPAPKRSAFVILEKKKKDDDD; from the coding sequence ATGAACCGTTCTTCAATTATCATTAAAGCGTTTATTATCGTAGCCGCATTTTACAGCACGCAAAGCTTTGCACAACTACCCGGTAAAGACAAGCAAACCGAACAAATCTTACTCCCTAACGGATGGAAACTAAGCCCGGTAGGCCGGTCATTGCCATTAGGCGATTTACCGTTGAATATGCAGTTAAGCAAGTCGGGTAAACTGCTGGCCGTAACTAACAATGGCCAAAGCACGCAGACCATTCAGCTGATCGACCCTAAAAAGGAGAAAGTACTTGATGAAAAAGAGATTGGCAAGTCATGGTATGGTTTAGCTTTCAGTAATGACGAAAAGCATCTTTATGCATCGGGTGGTAACGACAACTGGATATTCGACTACGAGATAAAAAACAACAAATTACGCCAGCCCGATACCATCAGCATGGGTATGCAGTGGCCAAAGGATAAGATCAGCCCGGCAGGTATGCTGGTTACGCATGACGATAGCCGCATGTACACCGTAACCAAAGAGGACAGCAGCGTTTATACCATTGATCTGGCCAACCGCAAAATATTGAGCCGTGTGCAGCTATCAACCATCGCTTATGGCTGCGCCTTATCTCCAGATGAGCAAACACTTTATGTATCACTTTGGGGCGGTAATGAAGTTGCGGTTTACAATACTGCCAGTCAAACCGTTACAACCACTATCAAAACAGGCAGCCACCCTAACGAGCTTTTATTAAATAAAAAAGGCACCTTGCTTTATGTAGCCAATGCTAATGACAACACGGTATCTGTAATTAACACGGCCAATAACCAGGTGATTGAAACCTTATCTACCACTTTATATCCCACAACGCTTACAGGCTCAACCACCAATGGTTTAGCGTTATCAGATAACGAAAAAACGCTTTACATTGCCAATGCAGATAACAACTGCCTGGCTGTTTTTGATGTTTCGGTACGTGGCAACAGTAAAAGCCAGGGCTTTATACCCGTGGGTTGGTACCCAACAAATGTTAAAGTATTGGGTGATAAAATACTGGTAAGTAATGGCAAAGGATTTTCTTCATTACCCAACCCGCATGGCCCGCAGCCTCTTTCAAAGGCAGATAACAGCGGCTACCAAACCGGCAGTTCCGCAAACAGCGATTTACAGTATATAGCAGGTTTATTTAAAGGCACATTATCCATAATTGATGCGCCCAATGCAGATCAATTAAAGGCATATACTAAGCAGGTTTATGCCAATACACCTTTCAATGATAAAAAAGCAGCCACTGCCGATGGCGAGCAGGGCAATCCTATCCCTCGTCGCCAGGGCGAAAAATCACCCATAAAGCATGTGTTTTATATCATTAAAGAAAACCGTACTTATGACCAGGTATTGGGCGATATGCCTAAAGGAAACGGCGACAGGTCGCTTTGCTTGTTCGGCAGCCGGATAACCCCTAACCACCATGCAATTGCCGATGAGTTTGTACTTTTAGATAACTTTTATGTAGATGCCGAAGTAAGCGCCGACGGCCACAACTGGAGCATGGCGGCCTATGCCACAGATGTGGTTGAAAAAACTTGGCCTACCAGCTATGGCAAACGTGGTGGTACTACTAATTACGAAGGTGGACGACCAGCCACTTATCCTAAAGATGGTTTTATCTGGGATTATTGCCAGCGGGCAGGGGTTACCTACCGCAGCTATGGCGAGTTTGGTGAATTTAATAATGCGCACTTAAAGTCGTTAAAAGGGCACATGGGCCCGCATTCGCCAGGTTTTGACCTCGACGTTACCGACCAGGTAAGGGCCGATGCCTGGGAGCATGATTTCGACTCATTATTAACCATAAACGCAGTGCCGCAGCTTAGCGTACTGCGCATCTCTAACGACCATACCAGCGGGCAGCGCAAAGGCAAAATATCGCCAATGGCAGCCGTGGCTGATAATGACCTAGCTATAGGCCGTATCATTGAGCATCTGTCAAACAGTCCGGTGTGGAAAGAATCTGTTGTATTTATTTTAGAAGATGACGCCCAGAACGGCCCCGACCATATCGACGCCCACCGCTCACCTGCCTTTATTGCCGGTCCATATGTGAAGCGCGATGCCGTGGTACATAGCATGTACTCAACATCGGGTATGCTACGCACCATTGAACTTATTTTAGGCTTGCCGCCTATGAGCCAGTATGATGCTGCTGCCAAGCCTTTTTATGAATGCTTTACCAGCAAAGCCGACCTTACCCCTTACAAATGCAAACCCGCTCTTTACAACTTAAATCAGCGCAACGTTGCAGAAAACAAGAGCAGCAAACTGTCTGAAAAATTTGATTTCAGTAAAGAAGATGCCGCACCCGACCTTGCATTGAACCAGATAATATGGAAATCTGTAAAAGGTGAAGATGCTGTAATGCCTGCGCCAAAACGCAGCGCATTTGTGATACTTGAAAAAAAGAAAAAAGACGACGACGATTAA
- a CDS encoding metallophosphoesterase family protein: protein MSNRRKFIKSGIAGIAGISLLPAVNSFASPSGIYKAEGNFKLRFAIASDGHYAQPDTDSDKFYSDLIGWLNNEHQHNHLDLVIINGDLVHNRPDLLPKVKETYLDKLPVPYHTLPGNHDFADAAIWKKVFGYEDNYSFDFGDIGFVLANTATTKGEYVCPNNAFLKFALDQYAQKRIVFVILHIPPHQWMEEEKTIFVDCPGTVELLHKYPNVKAAFHGHDHSLDSVRYTGKLPHFFDSHFGGNWGTAYKGYRIVEVGNDYAITTYQVNASMNPQLNLNKF from the coding sequence ATGTCAAACCGCCGCAAATTTATTAAATCGGGCATTGCCGGAATTGCTGGCATTAGCCTGCTGCCTGCTGTAAACTCGTTTGCTTCGCCTTCAGGTATATACAAGGCTGAGGGGAATTTTAAGCTGAGGTTCGCTATTGCATCCGACGGGCATTATGCACAGCCTGACACAGACTCGGATAAATTTTACAGCGATCTGATCGGCTGGCTTAACAATGAGCATCAGCACAATCACCTGGACCTGGTGATTATCAACGGCGACCTGGTGCATAACCGCCCTGATTTACTGCCAAAGGTAAAAGAGACTTACCTGGATAAACTGCCAGTACCATACCATACGCTGCCCGGCAATCATGATTTTGCCGATGCGGCCATCTGGAAAAAGGTATTTGGTTATGAAGATAATTACAGCTTCGATTTTGGCGACATTGGTTTTGTGCTGGCCAATACAGCGACTACCAAGGGCGAGTACGTATGCCCCAACAATGCATTTTTAAAATTTGCGCTTGATCAGTATGCGCAAAAACGTATTGTGTTTGTAATTCTGCATATTCCGCCGCATCAGTGGATGGAAGAAGAAAAAACCATTTTTGTGGACTGCCCCGGAACTGTAGAACTATTGCACAAATATCCTAATGTAAAAGCAGCATTTCATGGGCACGATCATTCATTAGACAGTGTGAGATATACCGGCAAGCTACCGCACTTTTTCGATTCACACTTCGGCGGCAACTGGGGAACGGCTTACAAAGGCTATCGTATTGTTGAGGTAGGTAACGATTATGCAATAACTACGTATCAAGTAAATGCCAGCATGAACCCACAACTTAACCTCAATAAGTTTTAA
- a CDS encoding glutamate-5-semialdehyde dehydrogenase codes for MMEQYNHYFESAAKASRDIAGLDADLINRVLIALADKAVEHTDFLLAENQKDLDRMDKADPKYDRLKLTAERIESIAAEMRNVAALPTPLGHVLSGTNRPNGLHLLKVAVPLGVVGIIYEARPNVTFDVFALCFKTGNVCILKGGSDADFSNRAILSLIHEVLKAFDITTDAAILLPAEREATEALLKATGFVDVLIPRGSQGLINFVRENSKVPVIETGAGIVHTYVDESADVEMAAAIIFNAKTRRVSVCNALDCLILHSSQLIHLPALTDQLGKAGVEVFADERSYSHIKESYPANLLQHATEEHFGTEFLSMKIAIKTVDNINEALTHIAQHSSKHSEAIISENTDHVALFLNKVDAAAVYVNASTAFTDGAQFGLGAEIGISTQKLHARGPMGLAELTSYKWIVKGTGQVRNT; via the coding sequence ATGATGGAGCAATACAACCACTATTTCGAAAGCGCAGCAAAAGCCAGTCGTGACATTGCAGGTTTAGATGCAGATCTGATTAACCGAGTGCTTATAGCGCTCGCCGATAAAGCTGTTGAGCATACTGATTTTCTATTGGCAGAAAATCAGAAAGACCTTGACCGAATGGATAAAGCCGACCCTAAATATGACCGGCTTAAACTTACAGCAGAGCGTATTGAATCTATTGCTGCCGAAATGCGAAATGTGGCTGCCTTGCCTACGCCGCTTGGCCATGTACTTAGCGGAACTAACCGACCGAATGGACTGCACCTTTTAAAGGTAGCTGTACCGCTTGGTGTGGTGGGCATTATATACGAAGCCCGTCCCAACGTTACGTTTGATGTTTTTGCCCTATGCTTTAAAACAGGCAATGTGTGCATTTTGAAAGGCGGCAGCGATGCCGACTTCTCTAACCGGGCCATTCTATCACTAATACATGAAGTACTCAAAGCATTTGACATTACTACCGATGCTGCTATATTATTACCCGCCGAACGAGAAGCTACGGAAGCCCTGCTTAAAGCAACAGGCTTTGTAGATGTGCTAATTCCGCGGGGCAGCCAGGGGCTGATCAATTTTGTGCGTGAGAATAGCAAAGTACCTGTAATTGAAACAGGGGCGGGTATTGTACATACCTACGTTGATGAATCTGCCGACGTAGAAATGGCTGCTGCCATTATCTTTAATGCAAAAACAAGGCGGGTAAGTGTATGTAATGCTTTGGATTGCCTCATTCTGCATTCATCTCAGTTAATCCACCTTCCTGCATTGACAGACCAGCTTGGCAAAGCAGGAGTAGAGGTGTTTGCCGACGAACGCTCTTACAGTCATATAAAAGAAAGCTATCCCGCAAACTTATTACAACACGCCACAGAAGAACATTTTGGCACCGAGTTTTTATCCATGAAAATAGCCATTAAGACTGTAGATAATATTAACGAAGCGCTTACGCATATCGCTCAACATAGTTCAAAACACAGTGAAGCTATTATTTCTGAAAATACAGATCACGTCGCATTATTTCTGAATAAGGTAGACGCGGCGGCGGTTTATGTCAATGCCTCTACCGCATTTACTGATGGTGCACAGTTTGGCTTAGGTGCAGAGATCGGTATCAGTACACAAAAGCTGCATGCACGGGGACCAATGGGACTTGCCGAGCTTACCAGCTATAAATGGATAGTTAAGGGTACGGGGCAGGTAAGAAATACTTAA
- the proB gene encoding glutamate 5-kinase, giving the protein MSYKYQRIVIKIGSNVLTQANGLPDVERITNLVAQIAAIQSSGTEVILVSSGAVASGRSLIKLPEKTDQIAARQLLASVGQVKLINTYAQLFETYEILCSQVLVTREDFRDRTHYLNMKNCLEILLQHKVLPIVNENDVVSVTELMFTDNDELAGLLASMLNAQALIILTNVDGIFTGDPKLPSSSLIEEIGQSGIDFSSFVSTGKSQFGRGGMITKSTMAQKVAHLGIAVHIANGTTDSILTDVLSGAVKHTRFIPDRSASGKKKWIAHSANYAVGEVKINEGASLALNSARANSLLPVGITQISHEFKKGDIIKVVDEHGKLIGQGIAEYGSDKARERMGKKNEKALIHYDYLYLQS; this is encoded by the coding sequence ATGTCCTACAAATACCAGCGTATTGTTATTAAAATTGGCTCAAACGTATTAACACAAGCCAATGGATTGCCCGATGTTGAGCGGATAACAAACCTGGTAGCGCAAATAGCAGCCATACAAAGTTCGGGTACCGAAGTGATACTGGTATCATCGGGTGCGGTGGCATCGGGCCGCAGCCTGATTAAGCTTCCCGAAAAAACAGACCAGATAGCTGCACGCCAGTTACTGGCATCTGTTGGCCAGGTAAAACTAATCAATACCTATGCACAGCTATTTGAAACCTACGAGATATTATGCTCGCAGGTGTTGGTAACACGCGAGGATTTCAGGGACCGTACGCATTACCTGAATATGAAGAACTGCCTTGAAATTTTACTACAGCATAAGGTGTTGCCTATTGTAAACGAGAACGACGTGGTATCGGTAACAGAATTAATGTTTACCGATAACGACGAGCTGGCAGGGCTATTGGCATCTATGCTTAATGCACAGGCGCTAATCATTTTAACCAATGTCGACGGTATTTTTACCGGCGACCCTAAACTGCCCTCTTCGTCACTTATTGAAGAGATTGGCCAATCGGGTATTGATTTTTCATCATTTGTAAGTACCGGTAAATCGCAGTTTGGCAGGGGCGGCATGATTACCAAATCAACCATGGCGCAAAAGGTGGCGCATTTGGGCATAGCCGTACATATTGCTAATGGCACAACAGATAGCATCTTAACCGATGTATTAAGCGGTGCTGTAAAACACACGCGCTTTATACCCGACCGTTCTGCATCGGGTAAGAAAAAATGGATTGCCCATTCTGCAAATTATGCTGTTGGCGAAGTAAAGATTAACGAAGGGGCAAGCCTGGCGCTAAACTCTGCAAGGGCTAATAGTTTATTACCAGTAGGTATTACCCAAATTAGCCATGAATTTAAAAAGGGTGATATTATAAAAGTAGTGGATGAGCATGGCAAACTCATTGGACAAGGCATTGCCGAATACGGCTCTGACAAAGCGCGCGAACGCATGGGCAAAAAGAACGAAAAGGCACTGATACATTACGATTACCTTTACCTACAATCATGA
- a CDS encoding PAS domain S-box protein — MRQGALKITIIYILVSLLWIALSDKALYGFMGVLSPKTVVLLGSIKGFVFVLINGLLLYQLMRRDNKKIAESEKQYRGIYEGNPNPMWIYDIDTLKFISVNDAAVEKYGYTREEFLEMSILEIRPVEDREYIKQAVGEMREGAVKSGVWRHIKKNGAEFYVSLTSHPLDFNGNSCVMTLIQDLTDKVLFERQLENVNHEMEEEKLKLRETQQIAKIAGWEYYVDTKKVEWSDDFYTIINIKHDEDKSPLENYFDYIYPEDRDWAREAFHKLITEGKPLDRVHRITMDNGEIRFIRQLGRLEYKDSKPYRAIGSMQDVTELKQLEQERNAYLLDLDNTINTINEMFFALNHDLEIVNANDKFLKEYHLKRSETIDIKLLDVFPGAENSEFHKAYLRVLQNKEIAKLDVFSKLRQKWFRIAAYPTEKGAAVYLADVSEEKRKDLELKRLAGIITRVNNMVIVLNAKNQIEWVNKAFEEFTGYYLSEIKGASHGSFMRGPKTSAESIKYLNKKQASKEAFAIDLLKYTKAGEEFWVNVEFTPTFDEDKNYTGYIGIYQNITQRKKIYEALLKQNDLLREVVWISSHEVRRPVASILGLIHLLELSGTLEEKEELINLINACAKELDVIVRTINNKVYDDVNLN, encoded by the coding sequence ATGAGGCAAGGAGCATTAAAGATAACTATCATTTATATCTTAGTCAGCTTACTGTGGATTGCATTGAGCGATAAGGCCTTATATGGTTTTATGGGAGTATTGAGCCCTAAAACCGTTGTTTTGCTGGGCAGTATAAAAGGTTTTGTATTTGTATTGATCAACGGACTGTTGCTTTATCAGCTGATGAGGCGCGACAATAAAAAAATAGCTGAAAGCGAAAAACAGTACCGTGGCATTTACGAAGGCAACCCTAACCCTATGTGGATATATGATATAGATACATTGAAATTTATCTCTGTTAATGATGCTGCGGTTGAAAAATACGGCTATACACGCGAAGAATTTCTGGAAATGTCCATTCTGGAGATAAGGCCTGTTGAGGACCGTGAGTACATTAAGCAGGCGGTTGGCGAAATGCGTGAAGGGGCTGTTAAAAGCGGTGTGTGGCGGCATATTAAAAAGAACGGAGCCGAGTTTTATGTAAGCCTGACCTCGCACCCGCTTGATTTTAATGGGAACAGTTGTGTGATGACATTAATACAGGATCTCACAGATAAGGTATTATTTGAGCGGCAGCTTGAAAATGTTAACCATGAAATGGAGGAAGAAAAATTAAAACTGCGCGAAACGCAGCAGATAGCCAAAATTGCAGGGTGGGAATATTATGTAGATACCAAAAAGGTAGAGTGGTCGGATGATTTTTATACCATTATCAATATAAAGCACGATGAAGATAAGTCGCCGCTTGAAAACTATTTTGATTATATATACCCGGAAGACCGCGACTGGGCGCGTGAAGCGTTTCATAAATTAATCACGGAAGGCAAGCCTCTTGACAGGGTACACCGCATAACAATGGATAATGGCGAAATAAGATTTATACGCCAGTTAGGCAGGTTAGAGTATAAGGACAGTAAGCCATACCGGGCAATAGGATCTATGCAGGATGTAACTGAATTAAAACAGTTGGAACAGGAAAGGAACGCTTACCTGCTTGATCTGGATAATACGATTAATACGATTAACGAAATGTTTTTTGCATTAAACCATGATCTGGAAATTGTTAATGCGAATGACAAGTTTTTAAAAGAGTATCATCTTAAAAGAAGCGAAACCATAGATATTAAGTTGCTTGATGTATTTCCCGGGGCAGAAAATTCTGAATTTCATAAAGCATATTTGCGGGTGCTTCAAAACAAGGAGATTGCAAAGCTGGATGTGTTTTCAAAACTAAGGCAAAAATGGTTCAGGATAGCAGCCTACCCAACTGAAAAAGGCGCCGCCGTATATCTTGCCGATGTATCTGAAGAAAAACGTAAAGACTTAGAGCTGAAGCGACTGGCAGGTATAATTACCCGCGTTAACAATATGGTTATTGTATTAAATGCGAAAAATCAGATAGAATGGGTGAATAAAGCATTTGAAGAGTTTACAGGTTATTATCTTTCTGAGATTAAAGGCGCTTCTCATGGCAGTTTTATGCGGGGGCCTAAAACATCGGCAGAATCTATTAAATATCTCAATAAAAAACAGGCTTCAAAAGAGGCGTTCGCTATTGACCTTTTAAAATATACCAAGGCTGGTGAAGAATTTTGGGTTAATGTAGAGTTTACGCCAACTTTTGATGAGGATAAAAATTATACCGGCTATATTGGCATTTACCAAAATATCACTCAGCGGAAAAAGATTTACGAAGCCTTATTAAAGCAAAACGATTTACTACGTGAGGTAGTTTGGATCAGTTCGCATGAGGTAAGGCGGCCGGTGGCTTCTATTTTAGGGCTCATCCATCTTTTAGAGCTTAGTGGCACTTTAGAGGAAAAGGAAGAGCTGATAAACCTAATAAATGCATGCGCCAAAGAACTGGATGTAATTGTGCGTACCATAAACAACAAAGTTTATGATGATGTCAACCTTAATTAA